One Microtus pennsylvanicus isolate mMicPen1 chromosome 3, mMicPen1.hap1, whole genome shotgun sequence DNA window includes the following coding sequences:
- the LOC142845724 gene encoding phospholipid scramblase 2, translating to MPMEAPRPGTHLPAGYVPQYPPAAFQEPSAHTGHPVALQTGYQGPQPAYPGPQLGYTVATTGSGGYNATQLPIQRSQAIVLVNTQWMPAPPPLQNCPPGLEYLSQIDQILIHQQTELLEVLTGFETNNKFEIKNSLGQMVYLAVEDTDCCTRNCCEAARPFTLRILDNLGQEVMTLERPLRCSSCCFPCCLQEIEIQAPPGVPIGYVTQNWHPCLPKLTLQNEKKENVLKVVGPCVACTCCTDIDFEIRSLDEQSRIGKISKQWSGCVKEAFTDSDNFGIQFPLDLDVKMKAVTLGACFLLDYMFFEGCE from the exons ATGCCAATGGAAGCTCCCCGCCCAGGAACACACTTGCCAGCTGGGTATGTCCCTCAGTATCCACCAGCAGCATTCCAAG AACCTTCGGCACATACTGGACACCCTGTTGCACTCCAGACTGGCTACCAAGGTCCCCAGCCTGCTTACCCGGGGCCTCAGCTTGGCTACACAGTCGCAACAACTGGCAGTGGAGGTTATAATGCAACCCAGCTTCCTATTCAAAGAAGCCAGGCTATCGTCCTCGTGAATACCCAGTGGATGCCAGCACCGCCACCTCTTCAGAACTGCCCACCTGGGCTAGAATACTTAAGTCAG ATAGATCAGATTCTGATTCATCAGCAAACTGAACTTCTGGAAG TCTTAACAGGCtttgaaacaaataataaatttgaaatcAAGAACAGCCTCGGGCAGATGGTTTACCTAGCTGTGGAAGATACTGACTGCTGCACTCGGAACTGCTGTGAAGCAGCTAGACCTTTCACCTTGAGGATCCTGGACAATCTGGGCCAAGAGGTCATGACTCTGGAGAGACCCCTGAGATGCAGTAGCTGCTGCTTTCCCTGCTGTCTCCAGGAG atAGAAATCCAAGCTCCTCCTGGTGTACCCATAGGTTATGTGACTCAGAACTGGCACCCTTGTCTGCCAAAACTGACTCTTCAAAATGAGAAGAAGGAGAATGTTCTAAAAGTCGTTGGTCCGTGTGTTGCATGCACCTGCTGTACAGACATTGACTTTGAG ATCAGATCTCTTGATGAACAATCCAGAATCGGCAAGATATCCAAGCAGTGGTCGGGGTGTGTGAAAGAGGCCTTCACAGACTCAGATAACTTTGGGATCCAGTTCCCGCTTGACCTTGATGTGAAGATGAAGGCTGTGACCCTCGGAGCATGTTTCCTCCTA GATTACATGTTTTTTGAAGGCTGTGAGTAG